A single window of Limnothrix sp. FACHB-406 DNA harbors:
- a CDS encoding glycosyltransferase: MRIALFTETFLPKIDGIVTRLRHTIDHLQKMGDEVLIVTPDLGLKDYNGSKVFGVSGFPLPQYPELKIALPRPAIGRELDHFHPDLIHVVNPAVVGLGGIYYAKTRQLPLVASYHTHLPQYLQHYGLGMLEGLLWELLKTAHNLAEINLCTSTAMVQQLSDHGIERTALWQRGVDTDSFTPDRATTEMRDFLSQGHPDAPLLIYIGRLSAEKEVDRIRPVLESIPGARLALVGDGPYRAELEEFFAGTTTHFVGYLRGLELAAAYASADAFIFPSRTETLGLVLLEAMAAGCPVVAANAGGIPDIVTDGVNGFLFDPTDDQGAITATQRLFADPSQRANLRSAARAEAERWGWAAATRQLKDYYYGILSMSQRQAA; encoded by the coding sequence ATGCGAATTGCGCTGTTTACCGAAACCTTTTTGCCCAAAATCGATGGGATCGTGACCCGTCTGCGCCACACGATCGATCACCTGCAAAAAATGGGCGATGAGGTGCTGATTGTCACGCCCGATTTGGGGTTAAAGGACTACAACGGCTCAAAAGTTTTTGGGGTTTCGGGGTTTCCACTGCCGCAATATCCTGAGCTAAAAATTGCCCTACCACGCCCGGCAATTGGTCGCGAATTGGATCATTTTCACCCCGATTTAATTCATGTGGTTAACCCGGCTGTCGTCGGTTTAGGCGGCATCTATTACGCCAAAACTCGTCAATTACCCCTCGTTGCTTCCTATCACACGCACCTGCCCCAATACCTACAACATTACGGATTGGGAATGCTAGAAGGCTTGCTCTGGGAATTGCTAAAAACCGCCCACAATCTCGCAGAAATTAACCTTTGTACCTCCACCGCCATGGTGCAGCAACTGAGCGACCATGGCATTGAGCGCACCGCCCTTTGGCAGCGCGGCGTAGATACAGACAGCTTCACGCCCGATCGCGCCACCACCGAAATGCGCGACTTCCTCAGCCAAGGCCACCCGGACGCGCCCCTGCTGATCTACATCGGTCGCCTGTCCGCCGAAAAGGAGGTCGATCGCATCCGGCCCGTGCTCGAATCGATTCCCGGCGCAAGGCTCGCCCTCGTCGGTGACGGCCCCTACCGCGCCGAGCTAGAGGAATTTTTCGCGGGAACCACCACCCATTTCGTCGGCTACCTGCGCGGTCTGGAGCTAGCCGCCGCCTATGCCAGCGCCGATGCGTTCATCTTCCCCTCGCGCACGGAAACCCTCGGTCTGGTGCTGTTGGAAGCAATGGCGGCCGGCTGTCCCGTGGTGGCGGCCAACGCGGGCGGCATCCCCGATATCGTCACCGACGGCGTAAACGGCTTCCTGTTTGACCCCACCGATGACCAGGGCGCAATCACCGCCACCCAACGCCTGTTCGCCGATCCGAGTCAGCGGGCCAACCTGCGATCGGCTGCCCGAGCCGAGGCCGAACGCTGGGGCTGGGCCGCCGCTACCCGCCAACTAAAGGACTATTACTACGGAATCTTGAGCATGAGTCAGCGACAGGCGGCTTAG
- a CDS encoding TVP38/TMEM64 family protein yields the protein MKPPKKRWIVLLLFFCLGAIGAMFYSLGMIDVERLRTQIGGTGWLAPLVYMVVYLAVTMLMLPSTALNLLGGALFGSIWGTIWTSLAAILAAIASFYLSRWLARPAFERRLADRWQEMDQEIRRHGFAYMFAVRLLPILPYGLANYTAGLTSVRFRDYLIATVAGTGPGVFLFVQLGSSGTDAISRGQFLPLSLTLGAIGLLIIGATWYSHRLARLAGRE from the coding sequence ATGAAGCCCCCTAAAAAACGTTGGATTGTGCTGCTACTGTTCTTTTGCCTCGGGGCGATCGGGGCAATGTTTTACAGCTTGGGGATGATTGACGTGGAACGGCTGCGCACGCAAATTGGGGGTACGGGTTGGCTCGCGCCATTGGTTTATATGGTGGTCTATCTTGCTGTCACCATGCTGATGTTACCCTCAACGGCTTTAAACCTTTTGGGTGGCGCATTATTCGGCTCAATTTGGGGCACGATTTGGACGAGTTTAGCCGCCATTTTGGCCGCGATCGCCTCCTTTTATCTCAGTCGTTGGCTGGCTCGACCTGCCTTTGAGCGCCGCCTCGCCGATCGCTGGCAAGAAATGGATCAAGAAATTCGTCGCCACGGCTTTGCCTATATGTTTGCCGTGCGTCTGTTGCCGATTTTGCCCTACGGTTTAGCCAACTACACGGCGGGTTTAACCTCCGTGCGCTTTCGGGATTATTTAATTGCCACCGTGGCGGGCACGGGCCCCGGCGTATTTTTATTTGTGCAATTGGGCAGTTCCGGCACCGATGCCATTAGTCGGGGTCAGTTTTTGCCCCTGAGTTTGACCCTGGGGGCGATCGGGCTGCTGATCATCGGGGCTACTTGGTATAGCCATCGGTTGGCGCGCTTGGCGGGGCGCGAATAA
- a CDS encoding glycosyltransferase, with protein sequence MARSLRFSLVIPTYEEAENIEALVRSLVAVLDPVLPHDYEIIVVDDNSTDRTWKIAQELTTEFPQLRVLCRHYERGLATAVIRGWQVAKGEILGVIDGDGQHDEQLLPEMVAQILAGADLVAASRNDPGGGISDWSLWRRLTSRGAQILGLTLLPDVVGRLSDPLSGYFVLKRSAIAQKILNPLGYKILIEVLAKGDFGRVKTLPYEFRERQSGETKVTWYHAIDYFAHLLRLRLDRFPVQRFIRFGIVGLSGVIVDMAVLYALSDPSTLAWGLTRSKIIAAEVAILNNFWWNDRWTFRDLSQRQTGFRRRLERFLKFNLICLMGLILNVLILNLFFNVIFAGQYRYLANLIAIGLVTFWNFWLNTKLSWRVTDRDRAELPNS encoded by the coding sequence ATGGCGCGATCGCTGCGGTTTTCCTTAGTAATTCCCACCTACGAAGAAGCCGAAAATATTGAAGCCTTGGTGCGATCGCTCGTGGCGGTTTTAGATCCCGTGCTGCCCCATGATTATGAAATTATTGTGGTGGATGACAACAGTACCGATCGCACCTGGAAAATTGCCCAGGAATTAACCACCGAATTTCCCCAATTGCGGGTGCTTTGTCGTCACTATGAACGGGGATTAGCCACCGCTGTAATTCGCGGTTGGCAGGTGGCCAAGGGCGAAATTTTGGGCGTAATTGATGGCGACGGCCAGCACGATGAGCAACTGTTGCCGGAGATGGTGGCGCAAATTTTGGCCGGGGCTGATTTGGTGGCCGCCAGTCGCAATGATCCCGGCGGCGGCATCAGTGATTGGAGCCTGTGGCGGCGGCTCACCTCTCGGGGCGCGCAGATTTTGGGGTTGACTCTGTTGCCCGACGTGGTGGGGCGTTTGTCCGATCCCTTGAGCGGTTATTTTGTGTTGAAACGTAGCGCGATCGCCCAAAAAATCCTCAATCCCTTGGGCTATAAAATCCTGATTGAAGTATTAGCAAAAGGTGATTTTGGGCGCGTCAAAACCCTCCCCTACGAATTTCGCGAACGGCAATCGGGCGAAACCAAAGTCACTTGGTATCACGCGATCGACTATTTCGCCCATTTGCTGCGGCTGCGGCTCGATCGCTTCCCGGTGCAGCGCTTCATCCGGTTTGGTATTGTCGGCTTGAGTGGAGTAATCGTAGATATGGCGGTGCTCTACGCCCTTAGCGATCCCAGTACCTTGGCTTGGGGTCTCACCCGCAGCAAAATCATCGCAGCGGAAGTGGCAATTTTGAATAATTTTTGGTGGAACGATCGCTGGACATTTCGGGACTTATCCCAACGCCAAACCGGCTTTCGTCGCCGCCTCGAACGGTTCCTGAAATTCAATTTAATTTGCTTAATGGGGCTGATTCTGAATGTCTTGATTTTGAATCTCTTTTTTAATGTGATTTTTGCGGGTCAATATCGTTATTTAGCGAACCTAATCGCGATCGGCTTAGTCACCTTCTGGAACTTTTGGCTGAATACCAAACTCAGTTGGCGGGTGACCGATCGCGATCGCGCCGAACTCCCCAATTCCTAG
- a CDS encoding prolyl oligopeptidase family protein — protein MADRFAYPTSRTVDQVDIYHGVSVPDPYRWLEDANATETADWIAAQNQLTFDYLAQIPARSPIYDRMLQLWDYEKLSVPWKRGDRYFYYKNDGLQNQSVLYTLDRLDGEPRVLLDPNRLSDDGTVALSGIAFTQDGSLMAYGLSAAGSDWQTWRVRSVATGEDLPDRLDWVKFSGASWTPDNRGFFYSRYDEPNAENQFQEINYFQKLYYHELGTEQAADRLIYERPDQPEWGFGGTVSDDGSYLLISVWKGTESKNLLFVKDLRQPDSPVRELVGDWVGGFGFIDNDGAIGWFETNWQAPMGRVVAIDLDATSTDWQSTIQEVIPEATHKLDAVSTLNDGFVVEYLQDARSAVQFFNLQGQFQFEIELPGLGSIGGFQGKRGDREAFYSFTSYTTPTRIYRYDFASQTSQLFRKPTVAFNPDDYETRQVFYRSKDGTQIPLFISHKKGLELTGDHPTILYGYGGFNVSLTPVFSVSNLVWMEMGGIYAVANLRGGGEYGEAWHEAGTKLQKQNVFDDFIAAAEWLIANQYTKPQRLAISGGSNGGLLVGACLIQRPDLFGAALPAVGVMDMLRFPQFTIGWAWCSDYGSPEDEAEFQALYAYSPLHNLRSGTAYPATLITTADRDDRVVPAHSFKFTAALQATQGGDAPTLIRIETKAGHGAGKPTTKIVEEASDKLAFLVKTLDFQPRLVAKVAES, from the coding sequence ATGGCCGATCGTTTTGCCTATCCCACCAGCCGCACCGTTGACCAAGTGGACATCTACCACGGCGTTTCCGTGCCAGATCCCTACCGCTGGTTAGAAGATGCCAACGCGACCGAAACGGCCGATTGGATTGCCGCCCAAAATCAATTGACCTTTGATTATTTGGCGCAAATTCCGGCGCGATCGCCCATTTATGACCGGATGCTGCAACTTTGGGACTATGAAAAATTGAGCGTGCCCTGGAAGCGGGGCGATCGCTATTTTTATTACAAAAACGACGGTCTGCAAAATCAAAGCGTGCTCTATACGCTCGATCGCCTCGATGGGGAACCGCGCGTTTTGCTCGACCCAAATCGGCTGTCGGATGATGGCACGGTGGCTCTGTCGGGGATTGCTTTCACCCAAGATGGCTCGCTGATGGCCTATGGCTTGTCCGCGGCAGGTTCCGATTGGCAAACCTGGCGCGTGCGATCGGTGGCAACCGGGGAAGATCTGCCCGATCGCCTAGATTGGGTGAAGTTTTCGGGAGCCTCTTGGACACCGGATAATCGCGGCTTTTTCTATAGTCGCTACGATGAACCCAACGCCGAAAACCAGTTCCAAGAAATCAACTATTTCCAGAAGCTTTATTATCACGAACTGGGCACTGAGCAAGCTGCCGATCGACTAATCTATGAGCGACCTGATCAGCCAGAATGGGGCTTTGGCGGCACGGTCAGCGATGACGGTTCCTATCTGTTGATTTCCGTTTGGAAGGGAACTGAATCCAAAAATTTGTTGTTTGTAAAAGATCTGCGGCAACCGGATTCGCCCGTGCGGGAACTGGTGGGCGATTGGGTCGGCGGCTTTGGCTTTATTGATAATGACGGGGCGATCGGTTGGTTTGAAACCAACTGGCAAGCGCCCATGGGTCGGGTGGTGGCGATCGACCTCGACGCGACCAGCACCGATTGGCAATCGACGATCCAAGAAGTGATTCCCGAAGCAACCCACAAGCTAGATGCGGTGTCCACCCTGAATGATGGGTTTGTGGTGGAATATTTGCAGGACGCGCGATCGGCGGTGCAGTTTTTTAATTTGCAAGGGCAATTCCAGTTTGAGATCGAGTTGCCGGGCCTCGGTTCGATCGGGGGATTTCAAGGCAAACGGGGCGATCGGGAAGCCTTCTATAGCTTCACCAGCTACACCACCCCCACGCGCATTTATCGCTACGACTTTGCTAGCCAAACCAGTCAGCTTTTCCGCAAGCCAACGGTTGCATTTAACCCGGACGATTACGAAACGCGCCAAGTTTTTTATCGCAGCAAAGATGGCACACAAATCCCGCTATTTATTAGCCATAAGAAAGGGCTGGAATTAACCGGCGATCACCCCACGATTCTGTATGGTTATGGCGGGTTCAATGTGTCCCTCACTCCTGTGTTTTCCGTTTCCAATTTGGTGTGGATGGAAATGGGTGGTATCTACGCCGTGGCTAATCTGCGGGGCGGTGGCGAATATGGCGAAGCTTGGCATGAAGCGGGCACAAAACTGCAAAAGCAAAATGTCTTTGATGACTTTATTGCTGCCGCTGAGTGGTTGATTGCGAATCAATACACCAAGCCCCAACGGCTAGCGATTTCCGGTGGCAGTAATGGCGGTTTGTTGGTGGGCGCTTGCCTGATTCAGCGACCGGATTTATTTGGGGCAGCCCTGCCAGCAGTGGGGGTGATGGATATGCTGCGCTTCCCCCAATTTACGATCGGTTGGGCCTGGTGTTCTGACTATGGATCGCCGGAAGACGAAGCGGAATTTCAGGCTCTCTATGCCTATTCACCGCTACATAATTTGCGATCGGGCACAGCCTATCCCGCCACCCTCATCACCACAGCCGATCGGGACGATCGCGTGGTACCAGCCCATAGTTTCAAGTTCACGGCGGCCCTGCAAGCGACCCAAGGTGGTGATGCACCGACCCTGATTCGGATTGAAACGAAAGCGGGTCATGGAGCTGGAAAACCCACCACCAAAATCGTGGAAGAAGCTAGCGATAAGTTGGCATTCTTGGTCAAAACTCTCGATTTTCAGCCTCGGCTCGTCGCCAAGGTTGCTGAGTCCTAA
- the xth gene encoding exodeoxyribonuclease III gives MKIATWNVNSVRSRLDHVTGWLQENPVDFLCLQETKVIDSDFPRSAFTDLGYHLEISGQKSYNGVAIASRQPVDHCAIGFGAVLDAELVGDLDDQKRVIMVRSGDLVLVDLYVPNGSEIGSEKYVYKLRWLALLKTYLAELLSQYPQVCVCGDFNIAYEDRDIHNPKNRETHIMASDDERAALKTSVLDLGFQDAFRLFYDEGDRFSWWDYRSGGFQRNRGWRIDHLYLSPALIPAARSCEIDIEPRKLEKPSDHTPVVLDLAID, from the coding sequence ATGAAAATCGCCACTTGGAACGTTAATTCTGTTCGATCACGCCTCGATCATGTCACCGGTTGGTTGCAGGAAAATCCCGTGGATTTTCTGTGTTTACAAGAAACTAAGGTGATTGATAGCGACTTTCCCCGATCGGCTTTTACGGATTTGGGCTATCACCTGGAAATTTCGGGACAAAAGAGCTACAACGGCGTGGCGATCGCCAGTCGGCAACCGGTGGATCACTGCGCGATCGGGTTTGGCGCAGTTTTGGATGCGGAATTGGTCGGCGATTTAGACGATCAAAAACGGGTGATTATGGTTCGATCGGGCGACTTGGTTTTAGTCGATCTCTACGTGCCCAATGGTTCCGAAATTGGCAGTGAAAAATATGTCTACAAACTGCGTTGGCTCGCGTTGCTAAAAACCTACCTAGCAGAATTGTTAAGCCAGTATCCTCAGGTTTGTGTTTGCGGTGATTTTAATATTGCCTATGAAGATCGCGATATTCATAATCCCAAGAATCGCGAAACCCACATCATGGCCTCCGATGATGAGCGGGCAGCCCTGAAAACTAGCGTTTTAGACTTGGGATTTCAGGATGCTTTTCGGTTGTTTTATGATGAAGGCGATCGCTTCAGTTGGTGGGACTATCGATCGGGTGGTTTCCAACGCAATCGCGGCTGGCGCATTGACCATCTTTATTTATCACCAGCCTTGATTCCCGCTGCCCGCAGTTGCGAGATTGATATTGAGCCGCGCAAACTCGAAAAGCCCAGCGACCATACCCCCGTGGTGTTGGATTTAGCGATCGATTAG
- a CDS encoding ATP-dependent Clp protease proteolytic subunit, which yields MTPKIEAVQAPYYGDTAYRTPPPDLPSLLLKERIVYLGMPLVPAVTELIIAELLYLQYDDPEKPIRIYINSFGNLGFETDAFAICDTMRYIKPPVHTICLGLAAGTSAMLLAAGTKGCRASLPNSKIVLQQPQGGARGQATDIQIQAEEVLRNKRVMLDILSECTGQTTDKLTKDMNRRFYMTPAEAKEYGIIDTILESSEGLPKPVVNSVGLG from the coding sequence ATGACTCCCAAGATCGAGGCCGTTCAAGCGCCCTACTACGGCGATACCGCGTACCGGACTCCCCCGCCAGACCTTCCCTCCCTGTTGCTCAAGGAGCGGATCGTTTACTTGGGAATGCCCCTCGTACCTGCCGTCACCGAGCTGATTATTGCCGAGCTGTTGTATTTGCAATACGACGATCCCGAAAAGCCAATTCGGATCTATATCAACTCCTTCGGTAATCTCGGGTTCGAGACGGATGCCTTTGCCATCTGCGACACGATGCGCTACATCAAGCCGCCGGTTCATACGATTTGCCTGGGCTTGGCGGCGGGCACATCGGCCATGTTGTTGGCAGCAGGCACGAAGGGCTGTCGGGCCAGTTTGCCCAACTCCAAGATTGTGCTGCAACAACCCCAAGGCGGCGCACGCGGTCAGGCCACGGACATTCAAATCCAGGCGGAAGAGGTGCTGCGCAACAAGCGGGTGATGCTGGATATTTTGTCGGAATGCACCGGGCAAACCACTGACAAGCTCACCAAAGACATGAATCGCCGGTTCTATATGACTCCGGCCGAAGCGAAGGAATACGGGATCATTGACACGATCCTAGAATCATCGGAGGGGCTGCCTAAGCCGGTGGTGAATTCGGTGGGGTTGGGCTAG
- a CDS encoding ATP-dependent Clp protease proteolytic subunit produces MPIGIPQVPYRLPGSQYTQWISIYNRLYQERIIFLGKEVDDEIANEIVAVMLYLDSEDNSKDIVLYINSPGGSVTAGMAIYDTMQHIKSDVVTVCVGLAASMGAFLLAAGAKGKRLALPHARIMIHQPSMGGFRGQATDIDIEAKEILKTRSQLDEILALRTGQSLEKVKKDTERDYWLSAEESKEYGLIDRVIESRD; encoded by the coding sequence ATGCCGATTGGCATTCCCCAAGTTCCCTATCGTCTGCCGGGTAGCCAATACACCCAGTGGATCAGCATCTATAACCGCCTGTACCAGGAGCGGATCATCTTCTTGGGCAAAGAGGTGGACGACGAAATCGCCAACGAAATTGTGGCGGTGATGCTCTACCTCGACTCGGAAGACAACAGCAAGGACATCGTGCTGTACATCAACTCGCCGGGTGGTTCGGTAACGGCGGGGATGGCGATTTATGACACGATGCAACACATCAAGTCCGACGTGGTGACGGTCTGTGTGGGCTTGGCGGCCTCGATGGGGGCCTTCCTGCTGGCGGCCGGGGCCAAGGGCAAGCGGTTGGCCCTGCCCCACGCCCGGATCATGATTCACCAGCCGAGTATGGGCGGGTTCCGCGGCCAAGCCACGGATATCGACATTGAGGCCAAGGAAATCCTGAAAACCCGCAGCCAGTTGGATGAAATCCTGGCGCTGCGGACGGGCCAAAGCCTGGAGAAGGTGAAGAAGGATACGGAGCGGGATTATTGGCTGTCGGCGGAGGAGTCGAAGGAGTACGGCCTGATCGATCGGGTGATTGAATCCCGCGATTAG
- a CDS encoding J domain-containing protein, producing the protein MALTVRDCYRLLELPPGAPVADIKRAYRRLARRYHPDSGHRSASAETFAALAQAYRALMERSGRPSATVPWSGSSAAVAAPSPPPPAARSPQSPPPPAAAAPPPQEPAPAPNSATRPATNQAPGPAPNPATNPGPSPAAAQSNRYQSTARSTARSTAKPQVQVNPSLSPFEQELKENAFRRLQELFQGGRFPSAIALAEGLAQRLDRDEEVKQWLAIAYHRWGRELINRGQGSRAETYLKKALNTDPRNRQLWLLVDHELQRLSLRSG; encoded by the coding sequence ATGGCCTTGACGGTGCGGGACTGCTATCGACTGCTGGAACTGCCGCCGGGTGCTCCGGTGGCAGACATCAAGCGGGCTTATCGGCGGCTGGCCCGGCGCTACCATCCCGATTCGGGCCATCGATCGGCCTCGGCAGAAACCTTTGCGGCTTTGGCCCAGGCCTACCGGGCCCTGATGGAGCGATCGGGGCGGCCCAGTGCGACGGTTCCTTGGTCTGGGTCGTCGGCTGCGGTTGCTGCACCGTCCCCGCCGCCGCCCGCTGCCCGATCGCCCCAGTCACCACCCCCACCGGCCGCGGCCGCGCCGCCGCCTCAGGAACCCGCCCCAGCGCCGAACTCAGCAACTCGCCCAGCAACGAATCAAGCGCCTGGCCCCGCGCCGAATCCAGCGACTAACCCAGGGCCCAGCCCAGCAGCGGCGCAGTCTAATCGCTACCAATCAACCGCGCGATCGACCGCGCGATCGACCGCGAAACCTCAGGTGCAGGTGAATCCCTCCCTGTCGCCCTTTGAGCAAGAGTTGAAGGAAAATGCGTTCCGTCGGCTCCAGGAGCTGTTCCAGGGGGGCCGATTCCCCAGCGCGATCGCCCTGGCGGAGGGGTTGGCCCAACGGCTCGATCGGGATGAAGAGGTGAAACAGTGGTTGGCGATCGCCTATCACCGTTGGGGCCGGGAACTCATTAATCGAGGCCAGGGCAGCCGCGCCGAAACCTATCTGAAAAAAGCCCTCAACACCGACCCCCGCAATCGTCAGTTGTGGCTATTGGTCGATCACGAGTTGCAGCGGCTGAGTTTGCGATCGGGCTGA
- a CDS encoding alanine--glyoxylate aminotransferase family protein, whose protein sequence is MIAAVPNPTASAPTVSDRHRLQTSQLNVPPRLLLGPGPSNAHPRVLQAIGMRQVGHLDPCFIELMNEVQELLRYAWQTDNSLTIPVSGTGSAAMEATLANLVEPGNVVLVGVNGYFGHRMSDMANRYGAEVRQIHRPWGEAFSLPELRTALEAHRPAILGLVHAETSTGARQPLEGVSDLCREFDCLLLVDTVTSLGGVPLFLDAWGVDAAYSGSQKCLSCPPGISPFTLGDRALAKLRARKTPVANWYLDMALVGKYWGSDRTYHHTAPINMNYAIREALRLVAEEGLEARWQRHADNARLLWDGLATMGLKCQVAEEIRLPSLTTVCVPEGVDAKAVARRLLEDYNIEIGGGLGELAGKVWRVGLMGFNSRPETVLTLLKALEQVLNR, encoded by the coding sequence ATGATTGCCGCAGTTCCCAACCCCACCGCCTCCGCGCCCACCGTTAGCGATCGCCACCGCCTGCAAACCAGCCAACTGAACGTGCCGCCGCGCCTGCTGTTGGGGCCCGGCCCCTCGAATGCTCACCCCCGAGTGCTCCAGGCGATCGGGATGCGGCAAGTGGGCCACCTCGACCCGTGCTTCATTGAGCTGATGAACGAGGTGCAAGAACTGCTGCGCTACGCTTGGCAAACGGATAACAGCCTGACGATTCCGGTCAGTGGCACGGGCAGCGCCGCCATGGAAGCCACCCTGGCCAACTTGGTTGAGCCGGGCAATGTGGTGTTGGTGGGGGTAAATGGCTATTTTGGCCATCGGATGAGCGACATGGCCAACCGCTACGGTGCGGAAGTGCGGCAAATTCACCGACCCTGGGGCGAGGCATTCTCGTTACCGGAGTTGCGCACTGCCTTGGAAGCCCACCGGCCGGCAATCCTTGGCTTAGTCCATGCGGAAACCTCCACCGGGGCCCGCCAACCCCTCGAAGGTGTGAGCGATCTCTGCCGGGAATTTGACTGCCTGCTGTTGGTGGATACGGTCACCAGCTTGGGCGGTGTGCCGCTATTTTTGGATGCTTGGGGTGTGGATGCGGCCTACAGCGGTAGCCAAAAGTGTCTGAGCTGCCCGCCGGGGATTTCGCCCTTTACCCTGGGCGATCGGGCCTTGGCCAAGCTGCGGGCCCGCAAAACCCCTGTGGCTAACTGGTATTTGGATATGGCGCTGGTGGGCAAATATTGGGGGAGCGATCGCACCTACCACCACACCGCCCCGATCAACATGAACTACGCCATCCGGGAAGCCCTGCGCCTGGTGGCCGAAGAGGGACTCGAAGCTCGCTGGCAACGCCATGCGGACAATGCGCGGTTGTTGTGGGATGGGCTGGCAACCATGGGCCTGAAATGCCAGGTAGCCGAAGAGATTCGCTTGCCGTCGCTCACCACCGTTTGCGTACCCGAGGGGGTGGATGCCAAGGCCGTGGCTCGCCGCCTGCTAGAGGACTACAACATCGAAATCGGTGGCGGCCTGGGTGAGTTGGCCGGCAAGGTTTGGCGAGTGGGGCTGATGGGCTTTAACAGTCGGCCCGAAACGGTGCTGACCCTGCTGAAGGCCCTAGAGCAAGTGCTGAATCGCTAG
- the mgtE gene encoding magnesium transporter → MATEQELDMNSAQGISRRELRDLVREQLRVLLDQNNLTGAKALLVPVKAPDIAEAIEGLPETMQALAFRLLPKDDAAEVYEHLESNVQQLLIEDFKRQEVLDIVDKMSPDDRAKLFDELPAKLARRIVDQLSHAEREATALLLGYEASTAGRIMTPKYISLKEEMTVDDALARIRRLADTTETIYYLYVTDNTRCLTGIVSLRDIVTSHPQQLVSELVTRDVVSVTTDEDQEEVARIIQRYDFLAVPVVDREKRLVGIVTVDDVIDILEEEATKDIYALGGVQAGDDDYFQTNLVTVAQRRVVWLLVLLVTNAVTGAIIRGQDDILKQVVSLASFIPLLIGTGGNVGAQSSTVVIRGLNIDQIRSGPLRVIRREAVAGALLGMMLGTMVCVGAMLFQYPPAVAISVGVSLMAISTLAATAGSVLPFLFQSVGFDPALMSAPFITTAVDMLGVLTYFTVARFMLARFHGG, encoded by the coding sequence ATGGCCACTGAGCAAGAGCTAGACATGAATTCGGCTCAGGGGATTTCTCGGCGGGAACTCCGCGACCTCGTGCGTGAACAATTGCGAGTCCTCTTGGATCAAAACAACCTGACCGGTGCCAAGGCGCTGTTGGTTCCCGTCAAGGCCCCTGACATTGCCGAGGCGATCGAGGGGTTACCCGAAACCATGCAGGCCCTAGCCTTTCGGCTCTTGCCCAAGGACGATGCGGCGGAAGTTTATGAACACCTAGAATCCAACGTTCAACAACTGTTGATTGAAGACTTCAAGCGCCAAGAAGTCTTGGATATTGTCGATAAAATGTCGCCGGACGATCGGGCCAAGCTCTTTGATGAGTTGCCCGCCAAACTGGCGCGGCGGATCGTAGACCAACTGAGCCATGCGGAACGGGAAGCCACCGCCCTGCTGTTGGGTTATGAAGCCAGCACCGCCGGCCGGATCATGACCCCCAAATACATTTCCCTGAAAGAGGAAATGACCGTTGATGATGCCCTGGCTCGGATTCGCCGCCTCGCGGACACCACAGAAACCATCTATTACCTTTATGTAACCGATAACACCCGCTGCCTGACGGGCATTGTTTCCCTGCGGGATATCGTCACCTCCCATCCACAACAGTTGGTGAGCGAGCTGGTGACCCGGGATGTGGTCAGCGTCACAACCGATGAAGACCAAGAGGAAGTGGCCCGCATTATCCAGCGCTACGACTTTTTGGCCGTGCCCGTGGTCGATCGGGAAAAGCGTTTGGTGGGCATCGTCACCGTGGACGACGTGATCGACATTTTGGAAGAAGAAGCCACCAAAGACATCTATGCCTTGGGCGGTGTGCAAGCCGGTGATGATGACTATTTCCAAACCAACCTGGTAACCGTGGCCCAGCGGCGGGTGGTTTGGTTGTTGGTGTTGTTGGTCACCAATGCGGTCACCGGGGCCATCATTCGCGGCCAGGACGACATCCTGAAACAGGTGGTGTCCTTGGCTTCCTTCATCCCGCTGTTGATTGGGACGGGCGGGAACGTGGGGGCCCAGTCTTCCACCGTGGTGATTCGGGGACTGAACATTGACCAGATTCGATCGGGGCCCCTGCGGGTCATTCGCCGGGAAGCCGTAGCCGGGGCCCTGCTGGGGATGATGCTCGGAACAATGGTTTGCGTGGGGGCCATGCTGTTTCAATATCCGCCCGCCGTCGCCATCTCCGTGGGCGTGAGCCTGATGGCCATTTCCACCTTGGCGGCCACGGCGGGATCGGTCTTGCCCTTTTTGTTCCAGAGCGTGGGTTTTGACCCGGCCCTGATGTCAGCGCCCTTCATCACCACAGCAGTAGACATGTTGGGGGTTTTGACCTATTTCACCGTGGCGCGGTTCATGTTGGCCCGCTTCCACGGGGGCTGA